One window of Oncorhynchus masou masou isolate Uvic2021 chromosome 28, UVic_Omas_1.1, whole genome shotgun sequence genomic DNA carries:
- the LOC135517196 gene encoding eukaryotic translation initiation factor 1A, X-chromosomal: protein MPKNKGKGGKNRRRGKNENESEKRELVFKEDGQEYAQVIKMLGNGRLEAMCFDGVKRLCHIRGKLRKKVWINTSDIILVGLRDYQDNKADVILKYNADEARSLKAYGELPEHAKINETDTFGPGDDEDIQFDDIGDDDEDIDDI from the exons ATGCCCAAGAATAAAG GTAAGGGAGGAAAGAATCGTCGACGTGGAAAAAATGAGAATGAGTCAGAGAAGAGAGAGCTGGTGTTCAAAGAGGACGGGCAGG AATATGCCCAGGTGATTAAGATGTTGGGTAATGGGAGGTTGGAAGCCATGTGTTTTGACGGAGTTAAGCGGCTCTGCCACATCAGAGGAAAACTCAGGAAAAAG GTGTGGATTAACACGTCAGATATCATCCTGGTGGGACTGAGAGATTACCAG GACAACAAAGCGGATGTGATCCTGAAGTACAATGCAGACGAGGCCAGGAGTCTGAAGGCCTACGGAGAACTGCCGGAGCACG CCAAGATCAACGAGACGGATACCTTCGGTCCCGGGGATGATGAAGACATCCAGTTTGACGACATCGGCGATGATGATGAGGACATTGATGAC ATCTAA
- the LOC135517195 gene encoding zinc finger protein 763-like isoform X1: MEIHKCIVRGCASQSDAIIHYSLPEEPRRRQRWLQFINGSNPGEQIPDVSRLCGDHFAEECFTKLDLGFTTRLILNLDAIPSIYSSDKTSVYRKHTVYTERVTGMVEGKMAGIKEEPVDRELDSQVNHWNNLLGSLSKSFSSIKEEDVGKDESIAESYDQIRVVKIGDSHTGERKDDGGEYGMEYSHTHPYEGEDGGYDAMVTELHRKEKMNVTVREGEVEGVFVIENSNPEEEEECREYVVGEEVWQMEGGGESRTVEMWGEKGKRRKLPGPQWWRYEQERRKTQEDEWKMIAERAREEERERQKGQTVEGKKRVAEFRCPQCSNTFQYRSKLLEHKTDGCTNAKYACSVPLCPQIFRSKASLRTHICLHHVKEDNREEKDLDAIWKARGVGEHQNKYQPSRKKFFCPLCNTYYRNQTVLDKHSRSHTSLYKVMLCCSFCSVEMLNKFTMKKHYNTEHPGRVPRCEMCERNFSSLNNFLTHQVRHVAVTPYYCYECHIYQVTQRGLTVHLKNHVLRCNQKQLDQQSGKINKPDNTGNQSTAPLKKSPSPLPNNHAHLQEIKEEFMTK, encoded by the exons ATGGAAATCCATAAATGCATTGTTAGAGGATGCGCCAGTCAATCGGACGCAATTATTCATTACAGTTTACCAGAGGAACCCCGGAGACGCCAACGGTGGCTACAGTTTATCAATGGAAGCAACCCGGGAGAGCAAATTCCAGATGTTTCCCGTTTATGTGGCGACCACTTTGCAGAAGAGTGCTTCACAAAACTTGATCTCGGTTTCACCACGAGGTTAATATTAAATCTTGACGCAATCCCATCGATTTATTCCTCTGATAAAACATCGGTTTATCGGAAACACACC GTGTACACTGAGAGGGTGACTGGGATGGTGGAAGGCAAAATGGCCGGCATCAAGGAGGAGCCAGTGGACAGGGAGTTGGATTCGCAGGTGAATCACTGGAACAATTTGTTGGGTTCACTCAGCAAGTCGTTTAGTTCAATCAAAGAGGAAGATGTTGGGAAGGATGAGAGCATTGCAGAGAGCTATGACCAGATTAGAGTGGTGAAAATAGGAGACtcgcacacaggagagaggaaggatgaTGGAGGAGAGTATGGGATGGAATACTCACACACTCACCCATatgaaggagaggatggaggctATGATGCCATGGTAACAGAGCTTCACAGGAAAGAGAAAATGAATGTGACGGTGCgcgagggggaggtggagggagtgtTTGTGATAGAAAACTCAaacccagaggaggaggaggaatgtaGGGAATATGTGGTAGGGGAGGAGGTAtggcagatggagggagggggagagagcaggaCAGTAGAGATGTGGGGGGAAAAGGGGAAACGGAGAAAGCTTCCGGGGCCGCAATGGTGGAGATATGAGCAAGAGAGGAGGAAAACCCAGGAAGACGAATGGAAGATGATTGCagagagggcgagggaggaagagagggagagacagaaaggtcaGACTGTGGAGGGGAAAAAGAGGGTGGCAGAGTTCCGCTGCCCACAGTGCAGCAACACCTTCCAGTACCGAAGCAAGTTACTGGAGCATAAAACGGACGGCTGCACTAATGCGAAATACGCCTGCTCAGTGCCACTCTGCCCCCAAATCTTCCGATCCAAGGCTTCCCTGAGGACTCACATTTGCTTGCACCATGTGAAGGAGGACAACAGGGAGGAAAAGGACTTGGATGCTATCTGGAAAGCCAGAGGAGTCGGGGAGCATCAGAATAAATACCAACCCAGCCGTAAGAAATTCTTCTGCCCACTCTGCAATACATACTACAGAAACCAGACAGTCCTCGACAAGCACTCTCGTAGTCACACCAGTCTCTACAAAGTGATGTTGTGCTGCTCCTTCTGCTCTGTGGAGATGCTGAATAAATTCACAATGAAAAAGCACTACAACACGGAACACCCAGGCAGGGTCCCGCGCTGTGAGATGTGTGAAAGAAACTTCTCCTCGCTCAACAACTTTCTAACACATCAGGTTAGACACGTGGCCGTGACTCCTTACTACTGCTATGAGTGTCACATCTACCAGGTCACCCAGAGGGGCCTCACTGTCCACCTGAAAAACCACGTTCTCAGATGCAACCAGAAGCAGCTGGACCAGCAGTCTGGGAAAATCAACAAACCTGACAATACAGGGAATCAGAGTACAGCCCCTCTGAAGAAAAGCCCCTCTCCTCTACCAAACAACCATGCCCATCTACAAGAGATCAAAGAAGAATTTATGA
- the LOC135517195 gene encoding zinc finger and BTB domain-containing protein 11-like isoform X2, with product MVEGKMAGIKEEPVDRELDSQVNHWNNLLGSLSKSFSSIKEEDVGKDESIAESYDQIRVVKIGDSHTGERKDDGGEYGMEYSHTHPYEGEDGGYDAMVTELHRKEKMNVTVREGEVEGVFVIENSNPEEEEECREYVVGEEVWQMEGGGESRTVEMWGEKGKRRKLPGPQWWRYEQERRKTQEDEWKMIAERAREEERERQKGQTVEGKKRVAEFRCPQCSNTFQYRSKLLEHKTDGCTNAKYACSVPLCPQIFRSKASLRTHICLHHVKEDNREEKDLDAIWKARGVGEHQNKYQPSRKKFFCPLCNTYYRNQTVLDKHSRSHTSLYKVMLCCSFCSVEMLNKFTMKKHYNTEHPGRVPRCEMCERNFSSLNNFLTHQVRHVAVTPYYCYECHIYQVTQRGLTVHLKNHVLRCNQKQLDQQSGKINKPDNTGNQSTAPLKKSPSPLPNNHAHLQEIKEEFMTK from the coding sequence ATGGTGGAAGGCAAAATGGCCGGCATCAAGGAGGAGCCAGTGGACAGGGAGTTGGATTCGCAGGTGAATCACTGGAACAATTTGTTGGGTTCACTCAGCAAGTCGTTTAGTTCAATCAAAGAGGAAGATGTTGGGAAGGATGAGAGCATTGCAGAGAGCTATGACCAGATTAGAGTGGTGAAAATAGGAGACtcgcacacaggagagaggaaggatgaTGGAGGAGAGTATGGGATGGAATACTCACACACTCACCCATatgaaggagaggatggaggctATGATGCCATGGTAACAGAGCTTCACAGGAAAGAGAAAATGAATGTGACGGTGCgcgagggggaggtggagggagtgtTTGTGATAGAAAACTCAaacccagaggaggaggaggaatgtaGGGAATATGTGGTAGGGGAGGAGGTAtggcagatggagggagggggagagagcaggaCAGTAGAGATGTGGGGGGAAAAGGGGAAACGGAGAAAGCTTCCGGGGCCGCAATGGTGGAGATATGAGCAAGAGAGGAGGAAAACCCAGGAAGACGAATGGAAGATGATTGCagagagggcgagggaggaagagagggagagacagaaaggtcaGACTGTGGAGGGGAAAAAGAGGGTGGCAGAGTTCCGCTGCCCACAGTGCAGCAACACCTTCCAGTACCGAAGCAAGTTACTGGAGCATAAAACGGACGGCTGCACTAATGCGAAATACGCCTGCTCAGTGCCACTCTGCCCCCAAATCTTCCGATCCAAGGCTTCCCTGAGGACTCACATTTGCTTGCACCATGTGAAGGAGGACAACAGGGAGGAAAAGGACTTGGATGCTATCTGGAAAGCCAGAGGAGTCGGGGAGCATCAGAATAAATACCAACCCAGCCGTAAGAAATTCTTCTGCCCACTCTGCAATACATACTACAGAAACCAGACAGTCCTCGACAAGCACTCTCGTAGTCACACCAGTCTCTACAAAGTGATGTTGTGCTGCTCCTTCTGCTCTGTGGAGATGCTGAATAAATTCACAATGAAAAAGCACTACAACACGGAACACCCAGGCAGGGTCCCGCGCTGTGAGATGTGTGAAAGAAACTTCTCCTCGCTCAACAACTTTCTAACACATCAGGTTAGACACGTGGCCGTGACTCCTTACTACTGCTATGAGTGTCACATCTACCAGGTCACCCAGAGGGGCCTCACTGTCCACCTGAAAAACCACGTTCTCAGATGCAACCAGAAGCAGCTGGACCAGCAGTCTGGGAAAATCAACAAACCTGACAATACAGGGAATCAGAGTACAGCCCCTCTGAAGAAAAGCCCCTCTCCTCTACCAAACAACCATGCCCATCTACAAGAGATCAAAGAAGAATTTATGA